From Schizosaccharomyces pombe strain 972h- genome assembly, chromosome: II, the proteins below share one genomic window:
- the his4 gene encoding imidazoleglycerol-phosphate synthase encodes MIVSIVDYGSGNVRSLINAVRYLGFETQWIRNPHDIEKAECLIFPGVGNFGFVCDSLAKQGFLEPLRRYALSGKPFMAVCVGIQALFEGSVEAPHSKGLGVFPGLVQRFDNDDKTVPHIGWNSCAVRSDTSKEFFGMRPHDKFYFVHSYMIPEKGLILPPEFKIATTKYGNETFVGAIVKNNFLATQFHPEKSGSAGLRCLKAFLTGNYEQPISGEASKLIENSFGGLTKRIIACLDVRSNDAGDLVVTKGDQYDVREKSSGSEVRNLGKPVELCQRYFQEGADEVVFLNITSFRNCPMADAPMLQVLEKAAQTVFVPLTVGGGIRDVSDPDGTFHPAVEVAGIYFRSGADKVSIGSDAVYAAEKYYENGKKLSGKTAIETISKAYGNQAVVISVDPKRQYVKVPEDTKHHVVKTSRLGPNGEAYCWYQCTVKGGREYRDIDVVELTRACEAMGAGEVLLNCMDQDGSNAGYDIELVRLVKNSVNIPVIASSGAGIPQHFEEVFKETDCDAALAAGIFHRQTCRIEDVKEYLAIHDVLVRT; translated from the exons ATGATTGTTTCAATAGTTGATTATGGTAGTGGAAACGTTCGATCCTTAATCAATGCCGTTAGGTATTTAGGGTTTGAAACACAATGGATCAGGAATCCCCATGATATTGAAAAAGCTGAA TGCTTGATTTTTCCTGGTGTTGGAAACTTTGGTTTCGTATGCGATTCCTTAGCAAAGCAAGGATTTTTAGAACCCTTGCGTCGCTATGCTTTGTCTGGCAAACCTTTTATGGCTGTATGCGTTGGAATCCAAGCATTATTCGAGGGGTCTGTTGAAGCACCACATTCTAAAGGGTTGGGCGTATTTCCGGGGTTAGTCCAAAGGTTTGACAACGATGACAAGACCGTCCCTCATATTGGTTGGAATTCTTGTGCTGTACGATCTGACACTTCAAAAGAGTTTTTTGGTATGCGCCCACATgacaaattttattttgtgcACTCTTATATGATTCCAGAAAAGGGACTTATCCTTCCTCCAGAGTTCAAAATTGCTACCACGAAATATGGAAATGAAACCTTTGTAGGTGCTATTGTaaagaataattttttagctACCCAATTTCATCCGGAAAAAAGTGGATCTGCAGGTTTGCGTTGTTTAAAGGCATTTTTAACCGGTAATTATGAGCAACCTATAAGTGGTGAAGCATCTAAACTTATAGAGAACTCCTTTGGCGGATTAACAAAGCGTATTATTGCTTGCTTAGATGTCCGTTCCAACGACGCTGGTGACCTTGTAGTTACAAAAGGTGATCAATATGATGTCCGTGAAAAATCTTCTGGAAGCGAGGTTAGAAATCTTGGAAAACCTGTGGAGTTATGTCAAAGATATTTTCAAGAAGGCGCTGACGAAGTCGTTTTTTTGAACATCACTTCATTTAGAAATTGTCCAATGGCCGATGCACCTATGTTACAGGTTTTAGAAAAGGCAGCTCAAACAGTATTTGTACCTTTAACAGTAGGTGGTGGAATCAGAGATGTATCAGATCCTGATGGGACTTTTCATCCTGCTGTCGAAGTTGCTGGTATTTACTTTAGATCAGGTGCCGACAAAGTATCTATTGGAAGTGACGCCGTTTATGCCGCAGAAAAGTATTACGAAAATGGGAAGAAATTGAGTGGAAAAACTGCTATAGAAACAATTTCTAAGGCCTATGGTAATCAGGCAGTTGTTATTTCGGTTGATCCTAAACGTCAGTATGTAAAAGTTCCTGAAGATACTAAACACCATGTTGTGAAAACATCTCGGCTTGGACCTAATGGAGAAGCATATTGTTGGTATCAGTGCACCGTTAAAGGAGGTCGTGAATATCGTGATATTGATGTTGTTGAACTTACTCGTGCTTGTGAAGCAATGGGTGCTGGTGAAGTACTATTAAATTGTATGGATCAAGACGGTTCAAATGCTGGGTATGACATAGAACTTGTTCGTCTTGTTAAAAACTCTGTGAATATTCCAGTAATAGCTTCAAGTGGTGCTGGTATTCCCCaacattttgaagaagtaTTTAAAGAAACGGATTGTGATGCAGCTCTTGCCGCCGGAATTTTTCATCGACAAACTTGTCGCATAGAAGACGTCAAAGAATATCTGGCAATACACGACGTTCTGGTTCGCACTTAG
- a CDS encoding transmembrane transporter — protein MSITQKVRNWVEEFDVIVARSAFGRWFRLEGCGHPRERKGSRFSLEISAGLTTFFAMAYILAVNATILVDTGGTCECTEANRDDCDKLDDYVLCKEDFHRDLVTATAAISALASFCMGLFANMPVGMAPGMGLNAYFAYQVVGYNGTGRVSYREALLAVFVEGFIFTGLTVIGLRQWLARVIPASLKFATGAGIGLYLTIIGLSPSAGLGVIGHSSSDIVALGGCPPEYLNADYSCNGHQLQSGRMWVGIFCGGVLTAILMMYKFKGAVLAGIALVTITSWPRRSLVTMFPHTLTGDYNFDFFKKVVSFRKINRILVAQQWNVTGGQFAIALITFLYVDIMDMTGTLYSMANYAGLVDPRTQDFEGSAVAYIVDALSISIGSLFGCSPVTAFIESGSGISAGGRTGILGMVVGICFFISLFFAPIFSSIPVWATGSTLVLVGSMMMKSTTLINWSYLGDSIPAFITIALMPFTYSIAYGLIAGIICYALLNSIIYAIDKMSRGRLVPADYNQKEAWTWRVEGGLLPQWVRRLFKGNRRFWEDPDDRKAMDNATLEMATSRSYSEDGKNEKTTHEDVTMKETSLKKMDDERISVDEAVGESESFSNRQQDFRTPYAGIDMDTDDRI, from the coding sequence ATGAGCATCACACAAAAAGTAAGGAATTGGGTCGAAGAGTTCGACGTGATCGTCGCTCGTTCGGCATTCGGACGTTGGTTTCGTCTAGAGGGATGTGGTCATCCTCGGGAGCGTAAAGGCAGTCGCTTTTCTCTCGAAATTAGTGCTGGTCTTACTACCTTTTTTGCAATGGCTTACATTTTGGCTGTCAATGCTACCATTCTCGTAGATACGGGCGGCACTTGCGAATGTACTGAAGCTAATCGTGATGATTGTGACAAACTTGATGACTATGTACTTTGCAAAGAAGACTTTCATCGTGATCTCGTCACAGCCACCGCTGCCATTTCTGCTCTCGCTTCTTTCTGCATGGGTCTTTTTGCCAATATGCCCGTGGGTATGGCCCCTGGTATGGGTTTAAATGCTTATTTTGCGTACCAAGTTGTCGGATATAATGGCACTGGACGTGTTTCCTATCGAGAAGCTCTTTTAGCTGTTTTTGTTGAAGGATTCATCTTTACTGGTTTAACTGTTATAGGTCTACGCCAATGGCTGGCGCGAGTTATTCCTGCCTCTTTGAAATTTGCTACTGGTGCTGGTATTGGTTTGTATCTCACAATTATCGGACTCAGTCCAAGTGCTGGGTTAGGAGTCATTGGGCATTCCTCATCTGATATTGTCGCTTTAGGAGGATGCCCTCCAGAATACCTAAACGCTGATTATAGCTGCAACGGTCATCAATTACAATCAGGAAGAATGTGGGTAGGTATATTCTGTGGCGGTGTTCTCACTGCTATTTTAATGATGTACAAATTTAAAGGTGCTGTCCTTGCTGGAATCGCACTTGTCACTATCACAAGTTGGCCTAGACGCTCATTAGTAACTATGTTTCCCCACACGCTTACAGGGGattataattttgattttttcaaaaaggtTGTTAGCTTTCGAAAAATTAACCGTATTCTTGTTGCCCAACAGTGGAACGTTACAGGCGGTCAATTTGCCATTGCACTGATTACTTTTCTGTACGTTGACATTATGGATATGACTGGTACACTTTACTCAATGGCTAACTATGCTGGTTTGGTCGATCCTCGTACTCAAGACTTTGAAGGATCCGCAGTTGCTTACATCGTCGATGCTTTAAGTATTTCTATTGGGTCACTTTTTGGTTGCTCACCTGTTACTGCTTTTATTGAATCCGGGTCTGGTATTTCGGCTGGCGGTAGAACAGGGATTTTAGGTATGGTTGTAGgcatttgctttttcatttctcttttctttgctcctattttttcaagtattCCAGTCTGGGCTACCGGTTCTACATTAGTACTTGTCGGCAGTATGATGATGAAGAGTACTACATTGATTAACTGGAGTTACCTTGGTGACTCCATTCCTGCTTTTATTACAATTGCTTTGATGCCATTTACCTACTCGATTGCGTATGGCTTGATTGCCGGTATTATTTGCTACGCTCTACTAAACTCCATTATTTATGCTATTGACAAAATGTCACGCGGTAGACTTGTACCGGCTGACTATAATCAAAAAGAAGCTTGGACATGGCGTGTCGAGGGGGGTTTATTGCCTCAATGGGTACGTCGCCTCTTTAAGGGTAACCGCAGATTTTGGGAAGATCCTGACGACCGCAAAGCTATGGACAATGCCACCTTAGAGATGGCTACTAGTAGATCTTATTCGGAGGACGgtaaaaatgagaaaacTACTCATGAGGACGTTACAATGAAAGAAACATCTTTAAAGAAGATGGACGATGAGCGCATTTCTGTTGACGAAGCTGTTGGCGAAAGTGAAAGTTTCAGTAATAGACAACAGGATTTCCGGACGCCTTATGCTGGCATCGATATGGATACTGATGATCGTATTTAA
- the nat1 gene encoding NatA N-acetyltransferase complex subunit: protein MSKLSEKEAFLFDRSIDQFEKGQYSKSLKTIQSVLKKKPKHPDSVALLGLNLCKLHDSRSALLKCGYASSIDPKSQFCWHALAIVYRETKDYNNSLKCYQNALAISPNNESLWYDAAYLQAQLGLYQPLFDNWNRLLQLDSSNLEYRLCFTLSAFLSGNYKESLEQIQYLISSCNLSPLVVSRLISFLPRICEHIENGSQTVLEILLMNQNSFLNNFNFEHIKADFAFRQKNYEESIYLYARLLIKFPNRLDYSEKYLNSLWNFYKSGGLALDLLLKRTDSLIKTFSEILQTGISVLIFLLSKNLDYDFCLNHLISYSMHHFIPSFISLLKIPLKTNDAFSKKLITMLSNFREGDSAKNIPTHKLWCTYCLCLAHYKLGDYEESNYWLNLAIDHTPTYPELFLAKAKIFLCMGEIEEALCSFKRSVELDKSDRALASKYAKYLIRMDRNEEAYIVLSKFSRFRFGGVCNYLAETECVWFLVEDGESLLRQKLYGLALKRFHSIYQIYKKWSFLKFDYFTQCAEDGEFQEYVELVEWSDNLWSSTDYLRATLGALTIYLLLFESKFNMYGNKAEEISHMSEVEQIAYAREDNKKIMKLQKIEEDKIKSYIPSESEEPLVIDEDYFGHKLLITDDPLTEAMRFLQPICWHKIKGWGFLKILSSKLYKLKGIIFCYYALTNNIEGLHQKANSLETSVL from the coding sequence ATGAGTAAATTGTCcgaaaaagaagcttttctttttgatcGTTCTATAGatcaatttgaaaaggGACAATATTCCAAAAGTCTCAAAACTATCCAGTcagtattaaaaaaaaagcctAAACATCCCGACTCCGTAGCTTTGCTAGGTTTAAATCTTTGCAAACTGCATGATAGTCGTAGTGCACTTTTGAAATGTGGGTATGCTTCTTCTATCGATCCTAAATCTCAATTTTGTTGGCATGCTTTAGCTATTGTTTACAGAGAAACCAAAGATTACAACAACTCACTTAAATGCTATCAGAATGCATTAGCAATATCTCCTAACAATGAATCTTTGTGGTACGATGCCGCGTATTTGCAAGCTCAACTTGGTTTGTATCAACCCCTTTTTGATAATTGGAATCGACTATTGCAACTGGATTCAAGTAATTTAGAATATCGATTATGTTTTACGTTGTctgcttttctttctgGGAATTATAAAGAGTCGTTGGAAcaaattcaatatttaATCAGTTCATGTAATTTATCCCCTTTAGTTGTTTCGAGGcttatttcatttttaccTAGAATATGCGAGCATATCGAAAACGGTAGTCAAACCGTgttagaaattttattaatgaatcAAAATTCATTCTTAAATAACTTCAACTTTGAGCATATTAAGGCTGACTTTGCATTTCGCCAGAAAAACTACGAAGAATCGATATACCTATACGCTCGTTTGCTCATCAAGTTTCCAAATCGCTTAGATTATTCAGAGAAATATTTGAATAGTTTATggaatttttacaaaagtgGAGGTTTAGCTCTTGATCTCTTGCTAAAGAGAACTGATTCCTtaattaaaacattttcagAGATTCTTCAGACTGGTATAtctgttttaattttcttgctCTCCAAAAATCTGGACTAcgatttttgtttaaatcaCTTGATCTCGTATTCCATGCATCATTTTATTCCTTCCTTCATCAGTTTACTTAAAATCCCActtaaaacaaatgatGCGTTCTCTAAGAAGTTAATTACTATGTTGAGTAATTTTAGAGAAGGCGATTCTGCTAAAAATATACCAACACATAAACTATGGTGTACCTATTGCTTATGCCTCGCACACTATAAGCTAGGTGATTATGAAGAATCGAATTATTGGCTCAATTTAGCAATTGATCATACACCGACTTATCCAGAACTTTTTTTggcaaaagcaaaaattttcttgtgCATGGGTGAAATTGAAGAGGCACTGTGCTCATTTAAACGGTCAGTGGAACTTGATAAAAGTGACCGTGCTCTAGCTTCTAAATAtgcaaaatatttaatacgTATGGATAGAAATGAGGAAGCTTATATTGTCTTGTCTAAGTTCTCACGATTCAGATTTGGCGGGGTATGCAATTATTTAGCAGAAACTGAATGTGTTTGGTTTTTAGTTGAAGATGGTGAGTCCCTATTACGGCAGAAATTATATGGGCTAGCTTTGAAAAGGTTCCATTctatttatcaaatttacaaaaaatggtcatttttgaaatttgattatttcACACAATGTGCAGAGGACGGTGAATTTCAAGAATACGTTGAATTAGTAGAGTGGTCCGATAACCTGTGGTCTTCAACAGATTATTTGAGAGCTACTCTTGGTGCTCTTACCATATACCTATTGTTGTTTGAATCCAAGTTTAATATGTACGGAAATAAAGCTGAAGAGATATCCCATATGTCGGAAGTTGAACAAATTGCGTACGCTAGAGAGGACAATAAGAAAATCatgaaattgcaaaaaatagaGGAGGATAAGATTAAAAGTTACATCCCTTCTGAAAGTGAAGAGCCGTTGGTTATTGATGAAGACTACTTTGGGCATAAGCTGCTAATCACTGATGATCCATTAACAGAAGCTATGAGGTTCTTACAGCCAATTTGCTGGCATAAAATCAAAGGCTGGGgattcttaaaaattttatcttcTAAACTTTATAAACTTAAAGGTATAATATTCTGTTATTACGCACTAACTAACAACATTGAAGGATTACACCAAAAAGCTAATAGTCTAGAAACTTCAGTATTGTAA
- the rft1 gene encoding Man5GlcNac2-PP-Dol translocation protein Rft1, with translation MDKSDSLLQSSSKGLRSSIFFQGSSRILTFFLNQLTIRLTSPSAYAFSSIHFEILQSTILFLSRESVRLAMQRIPSENAIITSTSTESNKSKKLSDQLQLIKNTSLISVYIGIVISLLVSLFYFYSLPNFPYSKTCIFIYTVSSFIELLSEPYYEVLQWRQKFSKTASAEGLGTIICSLLSFAISVLGRNKAPSSLPFALGNLSEKVTIFFTLRYFAKQPFSIFLHKVGENERYIFWDSSTLRIICSHTYQVLLKHLITKGDKIMVAWYASPSAQGPYALASNYGSLLARIVFRPVEDHSHIVFAQLTHYKNKKDEKKALNLLAWILKLYSYMSLFILFGSNYSDIVLLFGAGSKWASPDSSSILSWYAMYIPFMAANGVLEAFYVSAANSSQLYDQGKCYLASAVFYFITGKFLLSWFNLGSHGLILANILNLSLRICFALRFILHNYKDFSLPRSLPRPFLLALSILLSIISSFLVKHWRESKVPFLVYFLSAPSLAILYSCFIILVDKDVRGYAKILLSKYYIK, from the coding sequence ATGGATAAATCTGATTCTTTGCTGCAGTCGTCCTCGAAGGGACTGCGCTCCtccatattttttcaaggaaGTTCGAGAATATTGACTTTCTTCTTAAACCAACTGACCATTCGGTTAACTAGTCCTAGCGCCTATGCATTTTCTTCTATTCATTTTGAGATATTACAGAGTACGATCCTTTTCCTCAGCAGGGAGTCGGTTCGATTAGCTATGCAAAGAATTCCTTCGGAAAATGCAATAATTACCTCTACTTCTACTGAGtcaaacaaatcaaaaaaattaagtgATCAGTTGCAATTGATCAAGAATACTTCTTTGATCAGTGTTTACATTGGTATCGTAATATCGCTTCTggtttctttattttacttctaTTCACTTCCTAATTTTCCTTATTCTAAAAcatgtatttttatttacaccGTTTCTAGTTTCATTGAGTTGCTATCTGAACCATACTATGAAGTTCTTCAATGGCGCCAGAAGTTCTCCAAGACTGCTTCAGCAGAAGGACTTGGAACAATTATTTGCTCTTTATTGTCCTTTGCAATTTCTGTTTTAGGAAGGAATAAGGCACCGTCAAGTCTTCCTTTTGCCCTCGGTAACTTGTCAGAAAAAGtaaccattttttttactttaagGTATTTTGCTAAACAGCCATTCTCCATATTTCTCCACAAAGTGGGAGAAAACGAGAGGTATATATTTTGGGATAGTTCTACTCTTCGAATAATCTGTTCACATACTTATCAAGTGTTGTTAAAACACCTAATCACAAAGGGCGATAAGATAATGGTAGCATGGTATGCTTCTCCTTCTGCTCAAGGTCCGTATGCGCTAGCTTCCAATTATGGTTCTTTATTGGCGAGAATCGTGTTTCGACCAGTAGAGGACCATTCTCACATTGTTTTTGCTCAGTTAACGCATTAtaagaacaaaaaagatgaaaaaaaggctttaaatttgttggcatggattttaaaattatattctTATATGAGTTTGTTTATCCTTTTTGGAAGTAATTACTCGGACATTGTTCTTTTGTTTGGCGCAGGAAGTAAGTGGGCTTCTCCTGATAGCTCTAGCATTTTATCTTGGTACGCAATGTATATTCCGTTTATGGCTGCAAACGGCGTGTTGGAAGCATTTTATGTTTCAGCAGCCAACTCTTCTCAGTTGTATGATCAAGGGAAGTGTTATTTGGCTTCCGctgtattttattttattactgGAAAATTCCTTCTATCATGGTTTAATTTAGGCTCTCATGGATTAATCCTTgcaaatatattaaatttatcaCTGAGGATATGTTTTGCCTTACGGTTTATTCTTCACAATTATAAAGATTTTAGTCTCCCGAGGTCTCTTCCTAGGCCTTTTTTGCTAGCtctttcaattcttttgtCTATTATAAGCAGCTTCCTCGTAAAACATTGGAGAGAATCTAAAGTCCCCTTTTTGGTATACTTCCTGTCCGCGCCCTCACTGGCCATCTTGTACAGTtgttttataattttagtCGATAAAGACGTAAGAGGATATGCAAAAATTCTGCTGAGTAAATATTACATAAAGTAA
- the hfi1 gene encoding SAGA complex subunit Hfi1/Ada1 produces MTEGVTVQKVQSASSNGHKPNTVISQIISEMQSLLGSSFEVYTKTMTDFLIGQLSRKEMKSMLLTFAGKSNFDKLHNSIIFHILKLMQKNNDTFSALHHLPWFKRKKVDNSLFLHKKISSQNAQVRLIKRIVMSLSYKDRARIKTALKEKPVTPSLISGLLLETRIAKLPKIPVSRDKLNSVFVNDIKAGYVAPLACETLELPDSESLKERITAISLENGLLGGVQKGVSDIILAGLESHLKNILSRCFSILNKNIRQKNTENDAAGFTINDLNLAWTIEPHAFVEQYPQKLRMPFLLHDSYTEDEISICAESPSYMLASNDAQSDRNSVASLLDEVLS; encoded by the exons ATGACAGAAGGAGTTACTGTACAAAAAGTTCAAAGCGCTAGCTCGAATGGGCACAAACCCAACACAGTAATTTCGCAAATAATCTCAGAGATGCAATCACTTTTGGGTAGCAGTTTCGAGGTGTATACTAAAACAATGACGGACTTCTTAATTGGACAGTTGAGCAGAAAGGAAATGAAGTCGATGCTGTTAACTTTCGCtggaaaatcaaattttg ATAAACTACACAATTCAATCATTTTTCATATTCTCAAAttgatgcaaaaaaataatgatacCTTTAGTGCTCTACATCATTTACCTTGGTTTAAACGGAAGAAAGTCGATAatagtttatttttacataaaaaaattagttcGCAGAATGCACAGGTTCGATTAATCAAGCGAATAGTAATGTCTTTAAGTTATAAAGACCGGGCTAGGATCAAAACTGCTTTAAAA GAAAAGCCAGTTACACCAAGTTTGATCTCAGGATTGCTGCTGGAAACGAGAATTGCAAAATTACCTAAAATTCCTGTATCCCGAGACAAGCTGAATTCAG TATTTGTAAATGATATTAAAGCCGGCTATGTTGCACCTCTAGCATGTGAAACACTTGAACTTCCAGATTCAGAATCGTTAAAAGAACGAATTACAGCTATTTCTCTTGAAAATGGCTTATTGGGTGGTGTACAAAAGGGTGTGTCTGATATTATATTGGCTGGGTTAGAAAGCCATCTAAAGAACATTCTAAGCAGATGCTTTTCtatattaaacaaaaatattcgacaaaaaaatactgaAAATGATGCGGCAGGTTTTACCATTAATGACCTTAATCTAGCATGGACTATTGAACCTCATGCTTTTGTCGAACAGTATCCACAGAAGTTAAGAATGCCGTTTTTGCTTCATGATAGTTATactgaagatgaaatttcaatttgtgCAGAATCGCCAAGCTACATGCTTGCAAGCAATGATGCGCAAAGTGATAGGAATTCTGTTGCTTCCCTTTTAGATGAAGTGCTTTCATAA
- the trm11 gene encoding tRNA (guanine-N2-)-methyltransferase catalytic subunit Trm11: MSVYLLHLASTHAHFHLPELETLAKIENVEFWLIPKSEYLNVAFKSDKSRNQALFSHAIKEFQDSISPNDATTQNPFMLAVVNSNEDARRWIRRSIFCKGIYEIYCIGDSFTRLHEKMKELNPAPWDSFKHNSSYKFTFETFGTRRTMKEQLSIISDFEYMQLQGPVSMHNPQHVFTVLENRRNNVEGPKVYFGHWCGSGSRDAIDTFDLKQRSYIGITSFDAELSLVTAQMAMAAPGKLIYDPFVGTGSFLYTCSFFGAHTLGSDIDGRQMRGKNGRSIKSNFRQYKLSPFFLDTFTGDVTNCPLRKNLLLDAIVCDPPYGVRAGAKKIAKCSQRPPKESSSTGNHYPKLEQYQISDMVYDIICFASDRLVDGGRLVLWLPTITEEYGIDDIPSHPYLSLIYNSIQPFTHWSRRLLTFQRLPRAHDSKSLNLLPKINNKTPSHHNFREKYFSSAGRASASTKFSPVLE, from the exons ATGTCTGTCTATTTACTGCATTTAGCTTCTACTCATGCACACTTTCATTTGCCTGAATTAGAAACATTAGCTAAGATTGAAAACGTTGAGTTTTGGTTAATTCCAAAATCAGAATATTTGAATGTTGCTTTCAAAAGCGATAAAAGTCGGAATCAGGCATTGTTTTCTCATGCAATTAAAGAGTTTCAAGACTCAATTTCTCCGAATGATGCTACAACCCAAAATCCATTTATGCTAGCCGTCGTTAATAGCAACGAAGATGCAAGGCGTTGGATTCGGAgatcaattttttgtaaaggGATATACGAAATATATTGTATTGGGGATTCTTTTACGCGGTTACATGAAAAGATGAAAGAGCTAAATCCCGCACCTTGGGACTCTTTTAAACATAATAGTTCATACAAATTTAcatttgaaacttttggCACCCGAAGGACGATGAAGGAACAATTGTCAATTATAAGCGATTTTGAATACATGCAGTTACAAGGACCAGTATCTATGCACAACCCGCAACACGTATTCACGGTTTTAGAAAATCGTAGGAACAACGTAGAAGGGCCTAAAGTTTACTTTGGTCATTGGTGCGGCAGTGGTTCTCGTGATGCAATTGATACATTTGATTTGAAACAAAGAAGCTACATTGGAATTACTAGTTTTGACGCAGAGCTTTCTCTTGTAACGGCTCAAATGGCTATGGCAGCTCCTGGGAAACTTATATATGATCCATTTGTAGGAACTGgaagttttttatatacatGTAGTTTTTTTGGAGCTCATACACTTG GTTCTGATATAGATGGTAGGCAGATGCGCGgaaaaaatggaagatCTATTAAATCCAATTTTCGGCAATACAAATTGTCCCCATTCTTTTTAGATACTTTCACTGGAGATGTCACTAATTGCCCACTGaggaaaaatttattactAGATGCGATTGTCTGCGACC CTCCTTATGGCGTCCGTGCTGGTGCTAAAAAGATCGCCAAATGCTCTCAAAGACCACCCAAAGAGTCCAGTTCAACCGGTAATCACTATCCAAAGTTGGAGCAATATCAAATTAGTGATATGGTTTACGACATTATATGTTTTGCCTCAGATCGTCTTGTTGATGGTGGTCGATTGGTTTTGTGGCTTCCAACTATAACAGAAGAGTATGGTATCGATGATATTCCTTCACATCCGTATCTTTCTTTGATTTATAATAGCATACAGCCTTTCACTCACT GGTCACGTCGATTGTTGACGTTTCAGAGACTCCCTAGAGCTCACGattcaaaaagtttaaatttactccctaaaataaataataagacACCCTCGCACCACAATTTTCGAGAAAAG TACTTTAGCAGCGCAGGGCGTGCATCCGCAAGTACCAAATTTTCTCCTGTCTTAGAATAA
- the acl4 gene encoding protein acl4, whose product MSVTDAELLEIREKLVKDETSEALILAKKAADKSPKEDGRAFELLGEVYAELADVKKARSAFKEAVSRSKNLTNDQGYEKYLWLAQINDNGSKALKLYQKGVTILERLLIDKGEDADLKKKIQGAYCSIAELFMTDLCMQPDAEENCELYTKLALQIDATNAEALQTLASMRISQQKIEEAKDALSKCLQSISRAATEDSVDLPTYAVRTSIVRLLIEVEMHEEAHQLLVYLQKEDDQILDIWYLLGWNCYVEAQNLQEQGNGSEEEIKELLMNAKFYFISALGVYQKIGWDDEGIKSHIQELLEILNGLGVPNMDEENEEAEWETSENEEEMDED is encoded by the coding sequence ATGTCTGTAACCGACGCCGAATTATTAGAAATTCGTGAGAAGTTAGTAAAAGACGAAACATCCGAAGCATTAATTCTTGCCAAAAAAGCTGCGGATAAAAGTCCCAAGGAAGATGGAAGGGCGTTCGAGCTATTGGGTGAAGTTTATGCAGAGTTAGCTGACGTTAAAAAAGCGAGGTCTGCTTTTAAGGAGGCTGTTTCGcgatcaaaaaatttaacaaatgaCCAAGGGTACGAAAAATACCTTTGGCTTGCCCaaattaatgataatgGATCGAAAGCTTTAAAACTTTATCAAAAAGGAGTCACTATCCTCGAACGACTTTTGATAGACAAAGGAGAAGACGCAGAtcttaagaaaaagattcaGGGAGCTTATTGCAGCATTGCTGAGCTTTTTATGACCGATTTATGTATGCAACCTGATGCTGAAGAAAATTGTGAGTTATATACAAAACTAGCATTACAGATTGATGCCACAAACGCTGAAGCTTTACAGACACTAGCATCTATGCGTATTagtcaacaaaaaatagagGAAGCCAAAGATGCTTTATCTAAATGTTTGCAATCTATTTCTAGGGCGGCTACGGAGGATAGTGTTGATCTCCCTACCTATGCAGTTCGAACATCCATTGTGAGGCTATTAATTGAAGTTGAAATGCATGAAGAGGCTCATCAACTTTTGGTATACCTTCAGAAAGAGGATGATCAAATTTTGGATATATGGTACTTATTGGGCTGGAACTGTTATGTAGAAGCTCAAAACCTACAAGAACAGGGTAATGGGTCTGaggaagaaataaaagagcTTCTCATGAATGCaaagttttatttcatttcgGCCTTAGGTgtatatcaaaaaataggaTGGGATGATGAGGGCATCAAGAGTCATATTCAGGAACTACTcgaaattttgaatggcCTTGGTGTACCGAATATGGACGAAGAAAACGAAGAAGCTGAGTGGGAAACTTCTGAAAACGAAGAGGAAATGGATGAAGATTAG